The genomic region AACTAACCACTGGTGATAACATACTGTAGTTTGCTAATCTATTGGAAGAAGGGAATATTATTTTTAAACAAGATGACAAGAGTAATAACTTAACAGAAAGTGAGAGAAATTTATCATGACAATCCAGAATTATATGCACCTTGTTCTAACAAATTCACGAGAATCTACATGTGCAAATACAGTTGCAATCACATGGATTAAATTATCCATGAAGTCGGACAGATGTGAAAAGGGCTTACTCATATCTAGATGGCTCATCTAGTGTCCGGATCAAATCGCAGATCTTGTAAACCTGCATCCACTGCTTGGAGACGACCAAGCATTTCCCCTCCGACTCCACAAAATCATCTGTTTTGTACGTCCTCACCCTGATGTGCGCCCGGCGATGCGGGGGATACGGCGTTTCGTCAACGCTCCAACAGGTCACCAAGCAGAAGCCACTATCAATCCCCAGGGACACGAAATTGTGTGAGCGAGCGACCGGCTCTTCATCTTCCAAGTCGGACACCACAGGAATCTCAACAACAGAGAGTGAACTAGTGCCCATTATAATCTTGTATCCAGTGATGGCTTTTGTGGTGCTTGATAAGCCAAGGAAGAGCCCACGGCCATGCGGGATGGCACCATCGCTGAACGGCAGGTCGTTCTGGTCATCCACCGTCACCCACTTCTTCGAGCCCTTGGTGTCAAAAGCGTACGTGCCCACCCGTCCGGTCACAGAAACCAATATGTGGGAGCCCACGGCGACGTATGACTCGACGGCAACCCTCGGTGGACAACAGTACTGCCGTGGGGTGAGCTCCCAGGGAAAGAAGGGTGGCCGCTGCAGGGACCTCCACTTGCAGTTGGTTAGACGGCCGT from Triticum aestivum cultivar Chinese Spring chromosome 4A, IWGSC CS RefSeq v2.1, whole genome shotgun sequence harbors:
- the LOC123084114 gene encoding uncharacterized protein, translated to MEMKRKNKEQRRADGITDRGSDSLETMRPNKKQRLGGSSGSNEEREPSPYLVVGHGSVSPAFSVFKVEPYTDGGGGDTPVSIPRRLARLKCKHNMCFVPLTLKDRRWIVGVGGSSTKNYYGPGTIVFDTEKQLVIRGPEPKSIKSLPILLPIYCIDYSLSRSPSVKGPLDYLPWFEVLDLSQAQAVDGRLTNCKWRSLQRPPFFPWELTPRQYCCPPRVAVESYVAVGSHILVSVTGRVGTYAFDTKGSKKWVTVDDQNDLPFSDGAIPHGRGLFLGLSSTTKAITGYKIIMGTSSLSVVEIPVVSDLEDEEPVARSHNFVSLGIDSGFCLVTCWSVDETPYPPHRRAHIRVRTYKTDDFVESEGKCLVVSKQWMQVYKICDLIRTLDEPSRYE